Below is a genomic region from Candidatus Ozemobacteraceae bacterium.
TGGGGCATTTTGCCCGGACCCGCGCATTGTATGAAGCCGCGCTGAAGCAGGCCGCCGGCACGCCGGGCCTCGATCTGCCGGCTCGATGGGCCAACCGGCTCCAGCAGATGGGCGATTTTTACCGGGCGACCGACCTACTGAGATCCCTGTCTCAGGCCCACCCCGACTCCCCATCTCTCCGATGTTCCCTCGCCTGGACCCTGGCAAGCTCGGAGCGCTACGAGGAGGCCGAGGGGATGTATCGCGACGTCCTGGCTTCCGACGCAGCGAATCTCGAGGCGCTTCTCGGCCTGGCCGGCATGAGCTTTCTCGCGAAAGACTTCGACGCAGCCTTGGGCTGGTCAGATAAAGTTATCGCTATAGATTCAAAGAACATCCAGGGCCGGCTGAACAGGGCGGCCGCCCTGACCCGCCTGGGGCGTTTCGACGAAGCTGTCCCCCTGATCAGGGCGCTCATCGACGACCCTCGCTCGGACGTGCCCGTCTGGCAGCACCTCATCCGTCTCGTTCGCGGTCGATCGTTCGGAGAGGCAGCGACGTTGTCCGCCGACATTCTCGCCCGGATGCGGGAGTCGGCCGCCGGTGACGTGGAGAGGAATTTCTGGGAACATCTGCCCCGCCCCGAATTCGGAACCCGCCTCCTGGCCTCCGGAAGCGTGCCGCCGACCGATCTTCTGGCATACGGAGATCTGTTCAGCGAAGTCGGCTCCGCTTCGCTAGCCCTCGCCCTGTATGCCAAAGCGTGGAAAGCCGATCCGGCGCTTCTCCCGGCCGGCCTGAACCTCTGCCTGGCGTATGGCGCCGCCCGGAAATTCGACGAGGCCCTCCGTCTCATTTCGGAACTCGATCAATTATATCCAGATCATTATAAATTAAGATTGACCAGGGCGCGAATTCTTTCCTGGAACCGCCGGTTTCGCGATTCTCTGAGGGAATACGAGGTTCTCCGGACCCGGGAACCCGCCGACCCCGTGCCTGCGAAGGAGATGGCGCGCGTCTGCTACTGGGCCCAATGGCCCGCGAGCGGGTCGTTGCATTATCGCTCCTTCCTCGACCCCTCGGTGGACAGCCTGTTGCGTCACGACCCCGACATGCCGGCCGCGACCGCGCAGAATCTGGCGTCTCCCGAGGACGTTCCATTCCGGGGATACGAGCGGACGAGAGACGACTATGCCCTCGCGCAATCCGGCGTCGCCTCAGACACCCGCACGGCGGTCGACGGGGTACTCCGAAGATATCTTCCTCAATATCGTATTCAAAAGTATTTTTTCCTCGAACGGTGGGCCAAGGACCTCGTCAGGACCGGTCATGCACGGCGCGCCCTTCCCGTTTTCCGCGAACTCATCGCCTTCGCCCCGGGGAACGAAGAGGCGCGGTTCGACGAGTCCCAGGTTTTTTGCAGCCTCGGCCTCACCGACCGGGAGGAGGAAGCATACCGCCAACTACTCGATATCGATCCGTATCACAACCTGATCCAACGGGCCCAGCGCAAACTCGCGATTGATCGCGGCCCCGAGCTCCGGTTCGCATACACGGGCCATCGGGAGCAGGGCCGCGGCGATCTCGCGGACATCGAGTCCAGGCAGTGGCAGATGACGGGCGACGTCGAACTCGCTCCCCGCCTGCGGCTCGCCGCGAGCCACAACAGATGGGACTATTCACCTGGAATCCGGGGCGGCCGATCCCGGGCAGCCGGGCCTTCTTTCATATTGTCAGGAGTATTCAACGAATGGGCCCGCGGGCAGGCAGGGTTCACCCGCAAGCAATTCGATGGGAACCGCGCCTGGAACGGAACGGCACCGCGAGATCGCGACAGCTTCTTCTGGAATGCCTCGTTCTCGCTCCGGGACCGTCTCGACCTGGGCATCGGCTTCGACCGCTCCGATGTCGTGGTGAATGAGTTCGGACTCAGAGACGGAACCCAGGCCGATACGCTCTGGCTGTCCCTGGACATCCCCTTCTCCAGGCGCTTCCTCGTTCGCGGCCGCTTCGGAAATGCCGGGTATACGGACGGCAATCGGGCGAGGGAACGGAGCTGGAGCGCCGGCTACGCCCTGACGGAGTATCCGGAAATCTTCCGGGTCCTTCTTTCGGGCGAGTTCCGCGATACCGAACGGCAAAGCGAGTATCTCTACCGGAACGGGAATCTCGAGAATATCCGGTATCCCTACTGGACGCCGAGCGATTACTGGGGCCGTGGGTTGACCCTGCAATACTGGCGCGACGTCTCCCGGCTCCGGATCGCCCGCGCCGATCGTTCCTGGCTCGATCTTCGGTATACGATCGGCGACGACTCGATCCCAAATCCGTCAGGACGCTGGGAAGCCGCATGGCACTGGGAATTCCGCGATCGCTGGTCCATCGAACTGCGAGCAAGCCGGCACGACTCGCGCGACTGGGATGCCCGGGATTTCAGTTTCCTCATAGGGCGCAGGTTCTGATATGTTCAGGGCATTGAAGGACTACCCGATCCGGAGCATCCTCCTGCTCCTGTTTCTCGGTCTCACCCTCCTTTCGATCTTCTCCTATCTCCTGGCCCGGACCGCCATGTTCCTCCTCATGGACTACCGGTGGTATGAAAAGAGCCTCGCGTTTTTCCTGCTGCTCGCCGAGAGTTTCATCCTGGTTCACGGGTTCGGGTATTTCATCAACCTGTTCCATATCCTCACCGCCAAAAAAACGGTCGAGAAACGGGTGCGCAGGGAAGCGGCGCTGACCGCGTTCCCCCCCGTCGCGATCGTCGTCGCCTCCTACAGGGAGCCGCTCGAGGTCGTGGAAAACACCCTGACCTGCTTCTACAATCTCACCTACCCGAACAAACGGCTCTACTTCCTCGACGACACCCGCTACGACCTTCCCGGCCAGGACCCCGGGGAGTTGCTCGCATATCGGGAAAAAATCGACGCGTTGTGCCGGTATCTGAACGTCGACGTGTTCCGCCGGCGATGGCACGGGGCTAAGGCCGGCCTCATCAATGACTTCCTCGACTTCATCTCGGGGAATCCCCGGGAAGGGTCATCCCTGCTCGAGTTCAGCGGCCTCGACAGGTCGGAGCGGGAAAAATATCTTTGCATATTCGATGCAGACATGAATCCTCTGCCGGGGTTCGTCGAGCCTCTGGTGGCGATGATGGAGGAACGGCCGAAGATGGCGTTCATCCAGACCCCCCAGTATTACTCGAACTTCGAGGCCAACCGGGTCGCTCATGCTTCGGGCCTTCAGCAGGCGGTGTTCTACGAGTATATCTGCGAGGGAAAAAGCCTTGGCGATGCCATGTTCTGCTGCGGAACCAATGTGATGTTCCGCGTCGACGCGCTTCTCGACGTGGGCAAGTTTGATGAAACCTCGGTCACCGAGGATTTCGCGACGTCGTTGAAATTCCACCGGCGCGGCTGGAGTTCGGCGTATCGAAGCTTCGTCTGCACCTTCGGCATGGGCCCGGAGGACCTGGGGGGATATTTCAAACAGCAGTTCCGCTGGGCCCTCGGCACCGTCGGCCTGTTTCGGCAGATTCTCGGGGAGTTCGTGCGGAATCCCGGGCAGATGTCGCTCTACAAATGGTGGGAATACGCGCTTTCCGGCACCCATTATTTCATCGGATGGGCGCTGTTCACCATGATCGTCTGCCCCATCCTCTACCTGTTCCTGGAAGTACCCAGCTATTTCGCGTGGCCCGGCTTCTATTTCCTGCTGTTCACCCCGTACATTCTGCTGTCGATGACGGTCTTCTTCTGGACCCTCACCCGCCGCAACTATCGCCTCCGGGACGCCATCCGCGGCCAGCTGCTGCTCGCGGTCACCTTCCCCGTCTACATGAAGGCGTCGTTCCTGGCGATGCTCGGGAAACGCGGCTCGTTCCAGGTGACGCCGAAGAACGGCGGCCACTCGCTGCCGCTGTATGAGCTCTGGCCGCAACTGGTGCTCGCGACCCTCAGCCTCGCGGCCGTGGTGTGGGGAATCAACCGGGTCTATTATGAGCAAACCCAGGTCGCGGCCGTCCTCGCGAACTCCTTCTGGTGCCTGTATCATTCGGTCGTCCTGTTCTCGGTCCTGTATTTCAACGATCCCGAGAACCTGACCGAATGAGCCGGAACCGCGTTCCCGGCGCGGCGTTTTTCGTCGTCGCAACGCTTCTGCTGTGGCTCTGCGGCTGCGGCGTTCCCGTCCCGGAAGACCGGAACGCCGGGCCGCCTCTCGTCGGGGTGAACCTCGAAGGGTTTCCCGCGAGGAACGACCTCGATCACGTCAGAACGGAAGCGGGTTTTGCGCCCGACGTGGTCGGATTCTACCTGCAGTGGCCGTCGGATCCCGCCGAGCCGCCCCCGCCCGGCCTCGCATCGTCTCTGGAAGACATTTCGTCGGCCGGGGCGCTCCCGATGGTGACCTGGGAGCCGATGTTCCTGACGAACGGCTCCGAAACGGCAATACCGGGAACGGACATCTTCGCCGGTCGCTGGGACGCCTATCTGGAATCGATGGGCCGCCTGTTCGCGTCAGCCCCCGGTCCCGTCCTGGTACGTTTCGCCCACGAAATGAATATCGATCGCTATCATTGGGGCGGTCCGCTCGAGGCGTTCACGGCATCCAGCCCGCCCCTCTACCGGAGCATGTTCGGCTACGTGGAACGGGCCGTCCGGGCGGCGGGAGCCTCGAACACGCTGTGGATCTTCTGCCCCAACGTCGAATCGGTTCCCGATCCCGCATCGGTCGCCTCTGCCGCCTGGAATACGATGGGGGCGTATTTCCCCGGAACCGACCTGGTCGATATCGCCGGTCTCGACGGGTATAACTGGGGCGACACGAGGACACGCGTGAAACACGGCTGGGACAGCTCCTGGCGGCGGTTTCCCGACCTGTTCGGGCCGGCGCTTGCCGACATCCGCTCGATCGTCGGCACCATGCCCGTCGTGATCGGGGAGACCGCGTCCGCCAGAAGCGGAGGCGACAGGGCCGCCTGGATTTCAGAAGCCGGCGCGAACCTCCGGTCGATGGGACTCTGCGGGATCGTCTGGTTCCACCTTCACAAGGAGGAGGACTGGAAACTGACCGCTTCGGAGGGCAGATCCCTGCGCGGGAACGGAGAACGGACGGATCCCCGGGACTGGGCCGGCCGGCTTCTGAAACGGCGAAACGCCTACTGAGCCTCTTCGAGGACGAGCGTCTGGCAGATGAGAAGCGTGTTGTAGTTGTAAAACAGCCGCCGCTCGAGCTGCTTGATCTCGGCGAGATACCACAGGATGGTTTCCTGCTCGAAGACGACCTGGAACAAGGCCTGGTCCAGCTCCGAGAACATGTACCGCCGCAACCGCTCGAAATCGAGGAGTTCGGCGAGGCCGCTGACGGCATCGCTCGACGCGGCCACTTTTTCCGAAAGCGCTTTCAATACGTGATAATGCTCGTCGACCAGGCGCCTGGCGTCCTCGAACAGGATCTCGCGCAGGTCGGGATATCGTTCCCGGTCCCGCGTGATGCGGGAAAAATAGGGCATCAAATGGTCGAAATAGATGAGAATATTCTTCTTCAGCAGGCTCGAATCC
It encodes:
- a CDS encoding glycosyltransferase family 2 protein, coding for MFRALKDYPIRSILLLLFLGLTLLSIFSYLLARTAMFLLMDYRWYEKSLAFFLLLAESFILVHGFGYFINLFHILTAKKTVEKRVRREAALTAFPPVAIVVASYREPLEVVENTLTCFYNLTYPNKRLYFLDDTRYDLPGQDPGELLAYREKIDALCRYLNVDVFRRRWHGAKAGLINDFLDFISGNPREGSSLLEFSGLDRSEREKYLCIFDADMNPLPGFVEPLVAMMEERPKMAFIQTPQYYSNFEANRVAHASGLQQAVFYEYICEGKSLGDAMFCCGTNVMFRVDALLDVGKFDETSVTEDFATSLKFHRRGWSSAYRSFVCTFGMGPEDLGGYFKQQFRWALGTVGLFRQILGEFVRNPGQMSLYKWWEYALSGTHYFIGWALFTMIVCPILYLFLEVPSYFAWPGFYFLLFTPYILLSMTVFFWTLTRRNYRLRDAIRGQLLLAVTFPVYMKASFLAMLGKRGSFQVTPKNGGHSLPLYELWPQLVLATLSLAAVVWGINRVYYEQTQVAAVLANSFWCLYHSVVLFSVLYFNDPENLTE
- a CDS encoding glycosyl hydrolase, with the protein product MSRNRVPGAAFFVVATLLLWLCGCGVPVPEDRNAGPPLVGVNLEGFPARNDLDHVRTEAGFAPDVVGFYLQWPSDPAEPPPPGLASSLEDISSAGALPMVTWEPMFLTNGSETAIPGTDIFAGRWDAYLESMGRLFASAPGPVLVRFAHEMNIDRYHWGGPLEAFTASSPPLYRSMFGYVERAVRAAGASNTLWIFCPNVESVPDPASVASAAWNTMGAYFPGTDLVDIAGLDGYNWGDTRTRVKHGWDSSWRRFPDLFGPALADIRSIVGTMPVVIGETASARSGGDRAAWISEAGANLRSMGLCGIVWFHLHKEEDWKLTASEGRSLRGNGERTDPRDWAGRLLKRRNAY
- a CDS encoding tetratricopeptide repeat protein, encoding MTPFRGKTLGIALGLMLCVACPGWPAGRTGRGQTIVPAESRMSDQEAAFLLGKLLSEDSSRETEAVNWLEKTLLLTPENREARFLLAQTLVRLKRFSAAIPHLEDLLSKAGNGLPGHGPEIESVRTELAGALLAAGDAARARDLLQAPPETALPPSPRRWEILGDSSMSLADFAGAIAAYRTGLGWCASGTASQNDLSQMASRFERKLALAFLYRGDVRQAEPALSAFHRKHPADREVAVALARLHLRNRRPDAAIAILAPLLENAPQDEELLTEMADAELALGHFARTRALYEAALKQAAGTPGLDLPARWANRLQQMGDFYRATDLLRSLSQAHPDSPSLRCSLAWTLASSERYEEAEGMYRDVLASDAANLEALLGLAGMSFLAKDFDAALGWSDKVIAIDSKNIQGRLNRAAALTRLGRFDEAVPLIRALIDDPRSDVPVWQHLIRLVRGRSFGEAATLSADILARMRESAAGDVERNFWEHLPRPEFGTRLLASGSVPPTDLLAYGDLFSEVGSASLALALYAKAWKADPALLPAGLNLCLAYGAARKFDEALRLISELDQLYPDHYKLRLTRARILSWNRRFRDSLREYEVLRTREPADPVPAKEMARVCYWAQWPASGSLHYRSFLDPSVDSLLRHDPDMPAATAQNLASPEDVPFRGYERTRDDYALAQSGVASDTRTAVDGVLRRYLPQYRIQKYFFLERWAKDLVRTGHARRALPVFRELIAFAPGNEEARFDESQVFCSLGLTDREEEAYRQLLDIDPYHNLIQRAQRKLAIDRGPELRFAYTGHREQGRGDLADIESRQWQMTGDVELAPRLRLAASHNRWDYSPGIRGGRSRAAGPSFILSGVFNEWARGQAGFTRKQFDGNRAWNGTAPRDRDSFFWNASFSLRDRLDLGIGFDRSDVVVNEFGLRDGTQADTLWLSLDIPFSRRFLVRGRFGNAGYTDGNRARERSWSAGYALTEYPEIFRVLLSGEFRDTERQSEYLYRNGNLENIRYPYWTPSDYWGRGLTLQYWRDVSRLRIARADRSWLDLRYTIGDDSIPNPSGRWEAAWHWEFRDRWSIELRASRHDSRDWDARDFSFLIGRRF